From Vibrio fortis, a single genomic window includes:
- a CDS encoding VOC family protein: protein MKIEHIAIWTKQLEVLKRFYEDYFGATSNQKYHNPTKGFSSYFLSFDSGSRLEIMEMDSVPESKDDIYDQFTGFIHMAVSLGSEQAVDDLTQRLVEDGYERLDGPRRTGDGYYESCVLDPDGNRLELTV from the coding sequence ATGAAAATCGAACACATAGCGATTTGGACTAAACAACTAGAAGTACTGAAACGATTTTATGAAGATTACTTTGGTGCGACGTCTAACCAGAAATACCATAATCCAACTAAAGGTTTCTCTTCCTACTTCCTATCTTTTGATAGCGGCAGTCGTTTGGAGATCATGGAGATGGACTCGGTACCTGAATCGAAAGATGATATTTACGATCAGTTTACAGGTTTCATCCATATGGCCGTTTCACTGGGTTCAGAACAGGCAGTCGATGATTTAACCCAACGCTTGGTTGAAGATGGTTATGAGCGATTAGATGGCCCGAGAAGGACTGGCGATGGCTATTATGAGAGCTGTGTCCTCGATCCTGATGGCAATCGCCTAGAACTTACCGTTT